From a single Desulfitibacter sp. BRH_c19 genomic region:
- a CDS encoding MerR family transcriptional regulator: MYRIGLFSKINKVTVKTLRYYDEMGLLKPAFVDRENGYRYYTSEQLPKLHKIIALRQIGFSIDEILAILNGRNIAGVFMERKLELEELIEDNQQQLSQITHYLEKMKEDFNMSYEVVLKELPEVLVYSKRMVIPNYDYYFDIIPKIGEEVSKANPDLKCAVPEYCFIIYHDGEYKEKDIDVEYCEAVTSMGTDTGTIKFKKIDRVPTAACVLHKGPYRTIGNAYAHLFMWIADNNYTPCENPRESYIDGIWNKENENDWLTELQVPIIKK; encoded by the coding sequence GTGTATCGAATAGGACTATTCTCAAAAATCAACAAAGTAACTGTCAAAACTCTAAGATATTATGATGAAATGGGGTTACTAAAACCTGCTTTTGTAGATAGAGAAAATGGTTATCGGTACTATACTTCTGAGCAACTGCCAAAGCTCCACAAGATTATAGCTCTTCGTCAAATCGGGTTTTCAATCGATGAAATTCTAGCAATATTAAACGGCCGAAATATTGCCGGAGTTTTTATGGAACGAAAACTGGAGCTTGAAGAATTAATTGAAGACAACCAACAACAGCTCTCACAAATTACGCATTATCTTGAAAAAATGAAGGAGGATTTCAATATGAGTTATGAAGTTGTATTAAAAGAGCTTCCGGAGGTTCTCGTCTATTCTAAACGGATGGTTATCCCAAATTATGATTATTACTTTGATATTATTCCAAAGATAGGGGAGGAAGTAAGCAAGGCTAACCCTGATCTGAAATGTGCTGTACCAGAATATTGCTTTATTATTTATCATGATGGTGAATATAAGGAAAAGGATATTGATGTGGAGTATTGTGAAGCAGTTACATCTATGGGAACTGACACAGGCACCATCAAATTCAAAAAGATAGATAGAGTTCCAACTGCAGCTTGTGTATTACATAAAGGACCATATAGAACAATTGGTAATGCTTATGCCCATTTGTTTATGTGGATAGCTGATAACAATTATACACCTTGTGAAAACCCTAGAGAATCATATATTGACGGAATCTGGAATAAGGAAAATGAGAACGATTGGCTCACAGAGTTGCAGGTGCCAATAATTAAAAAATAG